One genomic window of Streptomyces sp. NBC_01498 includes the following:
- the alc gene encoding allantoicase, whose amino-acid sequence MATTSFTGDARPYGGGDPYADYRSADLPFTGLVDLADRRLGAAVVAANDEFFAERENLLTPGPAVFDPERFGHKGKIMDGWETRRRRGASAARPHPTGEDHDWALVRLGVPGVVRGIVVDTAHFRGNYPRAVSIEATSLPGSPSPEELLADGVPWTTLVPRTVVGGHAANGFSVGAAAGVGSDGAGRRFTHLRVNQHPDGGIARLRVYGETAPDPGWLAALGTFDLVALENGGRVEDASDRFYSPATNTIRPGRSRQMDDGWETRRRRDTGHDWIRYALAERSEIRAVEIDTAYLKGNAAGWAALSVRDAGPGTDPHAGPGTDADSEHGTAADTGPGTGTGAGADADAGPGGATGAGPGGDWTEILARTRLQPDSVHRFVLDRPVTARQVRIDIFPDGGISRLRLFGSLTDDGAARLAERHRELGG is encoded by the coding sequence GTGGCCACAACGTCGTTCACCGGTGATGCCCGTCCGTACGGCGGCGGCGACCCGTACGCCGACTACCGCAGCGCCGACCTGCCCTTCACCGGCCTGGTCGATCTGGCCGACCGGAGGCTCGGCGCCGCCGTCGTCGCCGCCAACGACGAGTTCTTCGCCGAGCGGGAGAACCTGCTCACGCCCGGCCCCGCCGTGTTCGACCCCGAGCGCTTCGGGCACAAGGGCAAGATCATGGACGGCTGGGAGACCCGCCGCAGGCGCGGCGCCTCCGCCGCCCGGCCCCATCCCACCGGCGAGGACCACGACTGGGCCCTCGTACGGCTCGGCGTGCCCGGAGTCGTACGCGGGATCGTGGTCGACACCGCCCACTTCCGCGGCAACTACCCGCGCGCGGTGTCGATCGAGGCGACGTCGCTGCCCGGCTCCCCGTCCCCGGAGGAGTTGCTGGCCGACGGGGTGCCCTGGACAACTCTCGTACCGCGTACGGTCGTTGGCGGGCACGCGGCCAACGGCTTCAGCGTCGGTGCTGCGGCCGGCGTCGGTTCCGACGGGGCCGGGCGCCGGTTCACCCATCTGCGGGTCAACCAGCATCCCGACGGCGGCATCGCGCGGCTGCGGGTGTACGGCGAGACCGCGCCCGACCCGGGCTGGCTGGCCGCCCTCGGCACGTTCGACCTCGTCGCGCTGGAGAACGGCGGCCGGGTGGAGGACGCGTCCGACCGCTTCTACTCACCGGCCACGAACACCATCCGGCCCGGCCGTTCACGGCAGATGGACGACGGCTGGGAGACCCGCCGTCGCCGCGACACGGGTCACGACTGGATCCGGTACGCGCTCGCCGAGCGGTCCGAGATCCGCGCCGTCGAGATCGACACGGCCTACCTGAAGGGCAACGCGGCGGGCTGGGCGGCGCTCTCGGTCCGCGACGCCGGCCCCGGCACCGATCCCCACGCCGGTCCCGGCACCGATGCGGACAGCGAACACGGCACCGCTGCGGACACAGGTCCCGGCACCGGCACCGGTGCCGGCGCTGACGCGGACGCCGGACCGGGCGGCGCGACGGGGGCCGGGCCGGGCGGGGACTGGACCGAGATCCTGGCGCGTACGCGGCTCCAGCCCGACAGCGTTCACCGCTTCGTCCTCGACCGCCCGGTCACCGCCCGCCAGGTCCGGATCGACATCTTCCCCGACGGCGGCATCTCCCGGCTGCGCCTCTTCGGTTCCCTCACCGACGACGGGGCGGCCCGACTGGCCGAACGCCACCGGGAGTTGGGCGGCTGA
- the allB gene encoding allantoinase AllB, with product MDRTVDLVLRSTRVVTPEGTRPASVAVADGTITAVLPHGQPYGSAPPPGVRLVDVGDDVVLPGLVDTHVHVNDPGRAAWEGFWTATRAAACGGITTLIDMPLNSLPPTTTPAHLRIKRDVAGRKAHIDVGFWGGALPDNVHELKPLYDAGVFGFKAFLSPSGVEEFPELDAAQLDRSLAEITGFGGLLVVHAEDPRELAAAPQRPGAKYADFLASRPRDAENAAIGTLIETARRLDARVHVLHLSSADALPLIAAARRDGVRLTAETCPHFLTLTAEEVPDGATEFKCCPPIREAANQDALWQGLADGTIDCVVSDHSPSTADLKTSDFATAWGGISSLQLGLPAVWTEARRRGHSPDDVARWMSTGPAALAGLDRKGAIEAGRDADFAVFAPDDTFTVDPAALQHRNRVTAYAGRTLYGVVRSTWLRGRRIVADGVIAEPSGRLLERN from the coding sequence CTGGACCGGACCGTGGACCTCGTACTGCGCTCGACCCGCGTCGTCACCCCCGAGGGCACCCGCCCCGCCTCGGTCGCCGTCGCGGACGGCACGATCACGGCCGTGCTCCCCCACGGGCAGCCGTACGGCTCCGCACCCCCGCCCGGCGTCCGGCTGGTCGACGTCGGCGACGACGTCGTCCTCCCCGGCCTGGTGGACACCCATGTTCACGTGAACGATCCGGGCCGCGCCGCCTGGGAGGGCTTCTGGACCGCCACCCGCGCCGCGGCCTGCGGCGGCATCACCACCCTGATCGACATGCCCCTCAACTCCCTTCCACCGACGACCACCCCGGCCCATCTGCGGATCAAGCGCGACGTCGCGGGCCGCAAGGCGCACATCGACGTCGGCTTCTGGGGCGGCGCGCTCCCCGACAACGTCCATGAGCTCAAACCCCTGTACGACGCGGGGGTGTTCGGCTTCAAGGCGTTCCTGTCGCCGTCCGGGGTCGAGGAGTTCCCCGAACTGGACGCCGCACAGCTCGACCGGTCGCTCGCCGAGATCACCGGCTTCGGCGGACTGCTCGTCGTCCACGCCGAGGATCCGCGTGAACTGGCCGCGGCCCCCCAGCGTCCCGGCGCCAAGTACGCCGACTTCCTCGCCTCCCGCCCCCGCGACGCCGAGAACGCGGCGATCGGCACCCTGATCGAGACGGCCCGCCGACTGGACGCCCGCGTACACGTCCTGCATCTGTCGTCCGCCGACGCGCTGCCGCTGATCGCCGCGGCCAGACGGGACGGCGTACGGCTGACGGCCGAGACCTGCCCGCACTTCCTCACCCTCACCGCCGAGGAAGTCCCGGACGGCGCGACCGAGTTCAAGTGCTGTCCGCCCATCCGCGAGGCCGCCAACCAGGACGCGCTCTGGCAGGGGCTGGCCGACGGCACCATCGACTGTGTCGTCTCCGACCACTCGCCCTCCACGGCCGACCTCAAGACCTCCGACTTCGCCACCGCGTGGGGCGGCATCTCCTCCCTCCAGCTCGGGCTGCCCGCCGTGTGGACCGAGGCCCGCCGGCGCGGTCACTCGCCGGACGACGTGGCCCGCTGGATGTCCACGGGTCCCGCCGCGCTGGCCGGGCTGGACCGGAAGGGCGCCATCGAGGCGGGCCGCGACGCCGACTTCGCGGTGTTCGCGCCCGACGACACGTTCACCGTCGATCCCGCCGCGCTCCAGCACCGCAACCGGGTGACCGCGTACGCGGGGCGGACGCTGTACGGCGTCGTCAGGTCGACATGGCTGCGGGGCCGCAGGATCGTCGCCGACGGAGTCATCGCCGAGCCCTCGGGCCGACTGCTCGAAAGGAACTGA
- a CDS encoding IclR family transcriptional regulator, with protein MPRPSAASATDAAKPAAASGGVQSLERAFDLLERMADAGGEVGLSELSASSGLPLPTIHRLMRTLVACGYVRQQANRRYALGPRLIRLGESASRLLGTWARPYLARLVEETGETANMALLDGDEVVYVAQVPSKHSMRMFTEVGRRVLPHSTGVGKALLANAPADEVRALLARTGMPAATEKTITTPDGFLEALEAVRGAGYAVDDNEQEMGVRCLAVPVPDSPTPAALSISGPAGRVTEEATERIVPILQEVARDLSAVLASTAAAAAHQHS; from the coding sequence GTGCCGAGGCCCAGCGCCGCAAGCGCCACCGACGCAGCGAAGCCCGCAGCAGCGAGCGGCGGCGTCCAGTCCCTGGAGCGCGCCTTCGACCTGCTGGAGCGCATGGCGGACGCGGGCGGCGAGGTCGGCCTCAGCGAACTGTCGGCCAGCAGCGGACTGCCCCTGCCGACCATCCACCGCCTGATGCGCACGCTCGTGGCCTGCGGTTACGTACGCCAGCAGGCCAACCGCCGGTACGCCCTCGGCCCGCGCCTCATCCGCCTGGGCGAATCGGCCTCCCGGCTGCTCGGCACCTGGGCGCGACCGTATCTGGCCCGGCTGGTCGAGGAGACCGGCGAGACGGCGAACATGGCGCTGCTCGACGGCGACGAGGTCGTGTACGTCGCGCAGGTGCCGTCCAAGCACTCGATGCGGATGTTCACCGAGGTCGGCAGACGGGTGCTCCCCCACTCCACCGGCGTCGGCAAGGCGCTGCTGGCGAACGCGCCGGCCGACGAGGTACGGGCGCTGCTCGCGCGTACCGGCATGCCTGCGGCGACGGAGAAGACGATCACGACGCCCGACGGCTTCCTCGAAGCGCTGGAGGCGGTGCGCGGGGCCGGGTACGCGGTGGACGACAACGAGCAGGAGATGGGAGTCCGCTGTCTGGCCGTCCCGGTGCCGGACTCCCCCACGCCCGCCGCCCTGTCGATCTCGGGCCCGGCCGGCCGCGTCACGGAGGAGGCCACGGAGCGGATCGTCCCGATCCTCCAGGAAGTGGCCCGGGACTTGTCCGCGGTCCTGGCCAGCACGGCGGCGGCAGCCGCACATCAGCATTCCTGA
- a CDS encoding DUF5955 family protein, with translation MTEQQGEDPRLAGLRYAVARLRRELAAYPSEFGDRGIAEEELAAMAAMAVAGDPEIQRMRRSLLLIVGSIGSVSALAPTLMDVREAVDLFGGLAR, from the coding sequence GTGACAGAGCAGCAGGGGGAGGACCCACGACTGGCAGGTCTGCGGTACGCCGTGGCCCGGCTGAGACGGGAACTCGCCGCGTATCCGAGTGAGTTCGGAGACAGGGGAATCGCGGAGGAGGAACTCGCCGCGATGGCCGCGATGGCGGTGGCGGGCGATCCGGAGATTCAGCGGATGCGTCGCTCGTTGCTGCTGATCGTCGGTTCGATCGGTTCGGTGAGCGCCCTGGCGCCCACCTTGATGGATGTCAGAGAGGCGGTAGACCTCTTCGGAGGCTTAGCGCGTTAG